Below is a genomic region from Citrobacter europaeus.
CAGCGCCTCCAGACTACGCACTTCACCGCGCCAGGTTATCTTTGGCTGATAATGGATAACCAACTGATCGTTTTCCAGCGCCTTACGCAGATTGGTATCCAGCCACAGATATTCAAATACGCGCTGATTCATTTCCGGAGAGAAAACACAAAACTGTCCGCGACCGCCTTCTTTTGCGGTGTACATGGCTGTATCCGCATTACGAATGACGCTCTCGCAGTCCTGACCATGCTGAGGGGCGAGGGAAATACCAATAGAGCATCCGGTATAGATTTCAATCAGGCCGATGCGAAATGGCTGGCGCAGGCGCGTCAGAATGCGTGATGCGGTAGCTTCCAGTGTGCCCTGGGATGTTTCGGTGGCCAGGACAATGAATTCATCGCCGCCAAACCGCGCCAGTATCTGGTTGTCGTCGAGACAACTGAGGATTGCCAGCGATACGCTTTGTAATAATTGATCGCCAAACATATGCCCGTAGGCATCGTTTACCTTTTTGAAGTTATCCAGATCGAGGTACACAATCCCGACCTGCGTATCGCCTGCGTTCTCAATCGCATTGCCGATCAGTTCATGAATTGCGTTGCGGTTAGGTAAGCCTGTGATGGAGTCGGTATTTGCCAACACCCGCAGTCGCTCCTGCGCGCGGCGTTCTTCAGTGATATCGGTCCCGGAACAGATCAGAAATATTTCGTTCTTGCCGCTACCGTTATGCACAAATTTATTGCGAAACAGAAACAGACGCTGGCCTTTGCAGGTTTTCACCCAGCGCTCAACCTCATACGAATTACCTTCGCGGAAAAAGACCTCGATATTGCGCCGTGAAGCCGCAGCCTCACGTCGACTCATAAATAATGTGAATACACTTTGGCCAATAACTTCACGTTCTTTGAGGCCAGTGTACTCTTCACACAGGCGATTAAACCGCTGAATGTTGCCCATCCGGTCAAGAATGACAATAACGGAATTGGCTTCAGAAACGACCTGTTCGGCAAAAGAGAGCCCGTGAGCCAGGTCGCGGGCGACGGAAGGGGTGTCATCCCAGGCGGATGCGCTTCCGGCCCATTCGCGTTTATTGATTTTTCGACCGACCAGATGCACTGGTATGTCATCATCTTCAATGGGCAACGTCATTAACAGACTTGACGTAATCACCGTCATCTCGCGAATGCGATCGGCTTGTTCAGGTGATAACTCGATGGTCTGATCGGCGCCTGACGTTTCGTCGATAGAGAAATGCAGGATGTTGCAATCCTCTGACAAACGCCAGTAGGGGTTATGAGTGCCCACATAGCTATACAACGTAACCAGCTCCCGGACGTCTTTCATGATGTGTACTATCCCGTTTAAAGCGCATAGAGCCTCAAAAGTAAGGGTAGCCATGATTCATTCAGGGTGATTATGGCTGAACGTATTGTTTTTTTTATATATTTATGTGTAATCCAGAATCCGTAAAAAGCAAAGCAAACGGAACTGAAAATAGTAAAAAAATAATTTTGACCGATTGAAAGAAGTGTAGTGCCTGGTGGGAATTTGGGCGGAAAAAAGAAAACGACCTTTCACAAAATGAGAAAGGTCGCTGGATTACGACATTTTACATGGCGGGACGTGCGATAACGCTGCGGGTTTCCATCCGCACTTCGGCGATAGTTACGTCAATCACATCCGTGACTTTGTAAACCACTTCACCTTTAATTTGTACAGTGCCGCTTTCCTGGCTGCATACCAGTTCGTCACGAACGGCGTGCAGGAACGGGGCAGGAATAAATGCAACAGCGCCATTATCAATTAAACGCACACGCATGCCGCCACGGCTGACGTCAATGATCTCGGCGGCAAAGCGGGTATCGGTCCCGGCTTTGTCGCTCAGGAAACGGGCGTATAACCAGTCACCAACATCACGCTCAGCCATCCGGTTCAGGCGACGACGTTCCGCCATTTGCACGGTGGTATCATCCTGAGGGCGGGCGATGTTTTCACCTTTGATGACGGCCTTAAGCAGGCGGTGGTTGATCATATCGCCATACTTACGAATAGGAGATGTCCAGGTGGCATAAGCCTCCAGACCCAGCCCAAAGTGCGGACCTGGCTCGATACTTATTTCAGCGTAAGACTGGAAGCGGCGAATTCGACTGTCGAGGAAACCAGAAGGCTGCGCATCCAGTTCGCGGCGCAGTTTGCAGAAACCTTCCAGCGTCAGGACCTCTTCGGCATCCACGTGCATACCATGGGTTTTCAGCAGCGCGGCCAGAGCGTCGGCGTTAGCGGGGTCAAATCCCATATGGACGTTATAAATACCGAAGCCCAGCTTGTCGCGAAGCACGCGGGCGGCACAAATGTTCGCCGCAATCATGGATTCTTCCACGATACGGTTTGCGATGCGGCGTGGCTCTGCGACGATGTCCAGCACTTCGCCTTTTTCACCCAGAACGAAACGGTAATCCGGGCGATCTTTAAACACCAGTGCATGATTATGACGCCACTCACCACGACTCAGGCAAATACGGTGCAGCAGGCGGATTTGTTCAGCAATCGCGTCGTTTTCAGGCTGCCAGTCGCCTGCGCCTTCCAGCCAGTCGGAGACGTTGTCGTAGACCAACTTCGCTTTCGACTCAATCGTTGCTGCGAAGAACGTGATGTTGTCTTCAATCGCGCCATCCGCGGTGATGGTCATCCGACATGCCAGAACCGGACGCTCAACGTTTGCACGCAGAGAGCACAAATCGTCAGACAGTTCACGTGGCAGCATCGGGATATTGAATCCCGGCAGATAGTTAGTAAACGCGCGAATTTTTGCCGTTTTATCCAGTTTGCTGCCTTCTGCAATCCAGGCGGTAGGATCGGCAATGGCGACAGTTAATTGCAATTTGCCGTCGGCCAGTTCTTCAGCATACAGCGCATCGTCCATATCTTCGGTGCTGGCGCTGTCGATAGTGACAAAGTTGAGGGCGGTTAAGTCCTCACGAACCAGACCTTCATCCAGCATCTCAGTTGCCACACCGTCCGGTGCTTCTTTTTCGAGATTATGGCGTGCCAGCGTGACCCACCACGGAACAAAGTGGTCATCAGCAAACGTGATAAATTGGGTTAACTCGGCATAGAAGGTGCGATCGCCTTTCAGCGGGTGGCGGCGCATTTCAGCTACGGCCCAATCACCTTCTTTAAATTCATGCTCGACGCCGCGGGCGGCACGGCAAGGAATAGCATCTTTCAGTAACGGATGATCTGGCACAATCGCCAGGCGGTCATTTTTGCCCTGAACTTTACCCACGAAGCGCGTCAGGAAGGGTTCGATCAGTTCTTCCGGCTCGGCAGATTCACGATCTTTTTCTGTATGGATAACCGCTACTATACGGTCGCCATGCATGACTTTTTTCATCTGCGGGGGCGGAATGAAATAGCTTTTTTGTGCATCGACTTCCAGGAAGCCAAAGCCTTTTTCCGTGGCTTTTACCACCCCTTCAGCACGTGGCGTCTGGGAATGCAGTTGCTGTTTAAGCTGCGCTAGCAGCGGGTTGTCCTGAAGCATAATTGTCTATTTTCGTGGCTAAAAGAGCGGCTGACAGTTTTACGCGATTCTATCAGTTGCGGCAAGCGCTCTTTCAGTAAGTGGATCGGTTAACAAGTCTCGCCCAGCGCGATTTTCAAGCGATTCAACCATCCGCACAATCCGCTCCAGGCCAGCAGGTTAATCGCTTGTTCAGAGGAGATGTCCTGATCGAACAAGGGAGTTAACAGCGCGGCGCTAAAGCGGTCAGGCGCTCGGGTTAGCCATTGTACCGCCTGCAGGGTGACGCGCTCAACCGGATGTCGTTGTTCCCAACGCTGTAATTCACGCTCATCCAGGCGAAGCAGGGCGATGACCTCGGCTAATTCATTTGCTGTGTGAGTATGTTCATTAAAGCAGGCCACGCTGCCGTTAATCCGTGACGTCATTAGCACCGTCAGAGAAAATGCCCGCGCCGGTACAGCGCTGCGCCGGGTACTGGAAATAAGCGTCGCAAGTAAATCCAAAATGACCGGTGAATGAATCAGTAATGGCACCAGAGCTTGCAGTTCATCGGGATAACGTCTGGTCGCCGCCTCATCAAGACCAGGATGTTTTTCTATCGGGAATGGCGCAGCGTGCCAGGTTGTGTTTGTTGCATTAAATGGCGCAGCGTGAGCGAATTGCTGTATATCCAGTCCCGGAATTCGGCGTACCGGATGTCCGGACCAGGCCTGAAACAGGGCTACGATACGGGCCTGAAAACCGACGAATCCGATAATTTGATTCATCAAAATGGTATCGCTGGTGGTCAGCCCGACAGCATCCAGGTGCTGGCGATCGCGTGCACCTATCACGGCAGGAGAGCTGGCAAGTTGACGCGCATATTGGGTGATTTGCGCCAGTCGATGGTTACTCTCCCGTGAGGAGTCCGGCCCAGGAAGCGGTGTTAAACGTGCGGCATAGTGATTACACAATCGCTGGACGCCATACACCTGAGCGACAGTTAAGGCTGTACTCATCCGATCATAGGCGCTGAATGTGTGCATCTGATCCTGGTTTACATGAGCCGGGAAGAGGATCTGGGCGAGTTTACGGGCAGGAGTTAACCAGGATTGAAAAGGCAAAAGGGCGTCATCAGGTATCGCCAGATCCAGTAAAAAGCTGTCGTCGACATGAGCGGCTTCCGGCACCAGCGGCAAAACATCTTGCGGGTACGTGCTGGATTGCGTCTCATGATACCAGTGGCTTTTGCCTTCAATTCGGCGTTGTTCCATGGGCGGTCCTTGGTCTAAAAAGTGGCGACCCGGACACGTCGTCATACCACTACGCCGGATCGTTTGCGCTGCAATATCCTGACGTAAGCAGAAGAGGGGATGAAAGATTGTTACGTGATAATAAATATCAGAAAAGCATATATGGCGGCGGGTAGAGAAGAGTCATGGGCGGGTTAATTCCGCCCATTGGGGACTTACGATTATTTCAGTTCCAGCTCGTTCATAGCCGCGATGCTGAAGCCACCATCGACGTGAACGACTTCACCAGAGATGCCGGCAGCGAGATCGGAGCACAGGAATGCCGCGGAGTTACCCACATCTTCAATGGTTACAGTGCGGCGAATCGGCGTAACCGCTTCACAATGCGCCAGCATTTTACGGAAATCTTTAATGCCGGAAGCGGCAAGTGTCCGGATAGGACCTGCGGAAATAGCGTTCACACGCACGCCTTCAGGACCCATCGCATTAGCCATGTAGCGAACGTTCGCTTCCAGAGAGGCTTTCGCCAGGCCCATCACATTGTAATTAGGGATGGCGCGCTCAGCGCCTAAATAGGATAGCGTCAGCAGCGCAGAGCCTGGATTCAGCATGGAACGGCAGGCCTTTGCCATCGCTACAAAGCTGTAAGCGCTAATGTCATGAGCAATTTTGAAGCCTTCGCGGGTGACTGCATTCACGTAGTCGCCATCCAGTTGGTCAGCGGGCGCGAATCCAATTGAGTGAACGAAACCATCGAATTTCGGCCAGGCTTTGCTTAGTTCCGAAAACATTGCATCAATGCTGGCGTCTTCCGCCACATCACACTGCAGTACGATGCTGGAACCCAGTTGAGCTGCAAATTCTTCCACGCGGACTTTTAGTTTGTCGTTCTGGTATGTGAAAGCCAGTTCTGCGCCTTCGCGATGCATTGCCTGAGCGATACCCCAGGCGATAGAAAGTTTGCTGGCAAGACCCGTTACCAGAATACGCTTACCGGAAAGGAAACCCATAGTTTTAATCCTTATGGTCATTGCTTATTTTTAGCAATCAATGAGTTATGATCACAATTTCAAGCTTGCCCGAAATGGGGCTGCAATTATATCCCACTCTTTGTTCCTTGTAGAAGAGTAATCAGCCCGCAGTGACAATCACTACCCATGACATATGAGGATCATACAAGCGCGGAAGGATGGAGAAAATACAAGGCTTTAAAGGCATCTCAATGGTATTATTAACTGCTAGCTTATGTTTATAAACATAGCAAGGTAGGAACTTTCTTAAAACAAAAAATATGACCAGATTCAGTTCTTTATGATATATTGTTTTTATCGATCGATATTGATACATTGATCGATATTATTGATTGATTGTGATTAAAAGTGCATTATCAGGAAGTTATGATCAATTGGAGTGGTCTTATGCACTATCATTTCATCGCGGAACCGATGAGAGACACAACTGATACGTTACTGGGAGTTGAGATGAGCGCCCGGTTTACTTCAGATACGGTTTCTCCGTTACATCCGGAGTTCATCATTTCAGCGTGGAATAGCGAACAAAAACGTCATTTCATGCTCGAGTAAATTCGATTAATTGCCGAAAAACGTGACTGGTTTGAAAGCCACAACCTTTTCTGTACTCTGAACCTTATTGATGAAATGGCGCTACTGGCGATTGGAGACCCGATCGTCAAATCGGCATTACATGCAATGCCATTTGTTGCACTGGAACTTTCAGAACGCTTTCTGACGAATACGGTGTGTCTGAATAATCTACTGATTAATTCACTTCGCGACGGCCCAAACGCATTATGGCTGGGCGATCTGGGTTCCGGCAGCATTGGTGCCAGTCCGCTGGTGTGCGGTCGTTTTGACGTTGTGAAGCTGGATCGTGGTTTCTTCCTGGAGCAGGTTGAAAAACCAATGTTCCCGGTGCTAATGAAAAACATTCGTGAATATTGCGACCGTATTGCAGTGGAGGGCGTGGAAACAGCACGTCTTATCGACGAGGCAGGCGCTGCGGGTGTTTGGGTGATGCAGGGAACCCTTTTCCCTTCGGTTGCTTTTAGCGAGGTAGATACACTGCTCTTACCCAGCGTTTGCCACTGAGTGCAAAATTGCCCTCCGCTGAAGGAGGGCTGCATCTGCTAGCGATCTTTACGCCACGCGTCAGCGGTAAGCGCTTCGCCGAAATGGCCTGCAATCAGGCGACGGGTAAGCTCATGCAGCGGCGAGGCCAGAACATCTGCTGTGCTGCCGCGTTCAACCACTTCCCCCTGGTGCATGACTAATACCTGATCGCTGATATGCTTCATCATGCCAATGTGCTGGGTCACATAAATATATGAAATACCCTGTTTTTCCTGCAATTCCAGCATCAGATTGATGAGCTGCGAACGCATCGACATGTCGAGAGAGGCCAGAGCCTCGTCGGCGATAATTACTTTGGGTCGTAAAATGAGCGCTCGAGCAAGGCCCAGACGCTGTTTTTGTCCCGGGGCCAGCATATGCGGGTAATAACTCACATGGTCAGGCAGCAGACCCACCATACGCATGGTCTCAACGATCTGCTTGCGACGCTGTTCCGGCTCGAGGTCGGTGTTAAGACGTAGCGGGAAATCGAGGATCTGTGAGATACGCTGCCGCGGGTTAAGTGACGTTGACGGATCCTGGAAAATCATCCTGATACGCTGACTACGGAATGAGTAATCGCCATATTTTAACGGGTGATCGTCAATCAGTACCTCACCGCTGGTGGGCTCAATCATACCGGCCAGCATCTTCGCCAGAGTAGATTTACCAGAACCATTTTCGCCTATCACGGCGAGCGTCTGACGCTCGCGCAGGGTAAAGCTCAGGGGCTTAACGGCTTCAACGGTCTGACGGCGAAATAAGCCCGTCCGGTAGCGAAAGGTTTTGCTCAGATTACGAACTTCGAGCAGGGTTTCTACCATCTCACTCTCTCTCCATATTCAGCGGGAAATGACAGGCGTAGAGATGATTCTTTGCTCCGGTCAGTCTTGGGGTTTCGATACATTCGCGCTGAGCATAAGGGCAGCGCGGCCCCAGACGACAGCCGATAGGTAATTGTTCCAGCAATGGAATTGCTCCTGGCATGGTATTCAGGCGGCTTTTGTGCGGCATTGCGCTACCAAAATCAGGAATGGCGCGAATCAACGCCTGAGTGTAAGGATGATGCGGAATCGTCACCAGGTCCTTACTGGGCGCAGTTTCCACCGTTTGCCCGCAGTACATCACGTTAACTTTGTCTGCCCACTGGCTGAGCATTTGCAAGTCATGGCTTATCAACAAAATGGTGGTGTTGCTGTTTTGATTTAACCGGGTCAGCAGGCGGAAAATTTGCGCCTGAGTGGTGGGTTCCATCGCGTTCGTCGGTTCGTCGGCAATCAGCAAGCGTGGCTGATTAGCCAGGGCGATAGCGATCATCACCTTCTGGCATTCGCCGTCGGTGAGTTCGTACGGGAAGCTGCGCATGGCATCTTTATGATCTTTTATCCCGACGCGGTGCAGGAGTTCAATCGCGCGGCGTTTGCGCCAGCCAATGCGCTGCCACCAGCGGCCCTTGTAGGTCCATGCCGGAATATTTTGCATTAGCTGACGTCCGATGCGCTCGGAGGGGTCGAGACACGATTGCGGTTCCTGAAAGATCATAGAAACGTTATGACCGACCAGCTTGCGTCGTTCACGAGCTGAAAGGCGCAGCAGATCGATATCATCAAAGCGCATACGGTCTGCGGTTACGCGCCAGTTATCTTTAGCAACGCCGCAAATGGCCTTGGCGATCAGGCTTTTTCCGGACCCGGACTCGCCGACCAACCCGCGGATTTCACCTTCATTGAGGGTCATGCTGACGCGGTCAACCGCCTTTACCCACTCGTCGCCAGTCCTGAATTCAATGGTCAGGTTACGGATATCCAGTAATGGCATTATTCCACCCCCGCAATAATTGCGCGGCGCACGCCATCACCCAGCAGGTTAACCAGCAGCACGCTTATCATAATCGCTGCACCTGGCAGCATCACCGTCCACGGCGCGACATAAA
It encodes:
- the pdeR gene encoding cyclic di-GMP phosphodiesterase, with protein sequence MKDVRELVTLYSYVGTHNPYWRLSEDCNILHFSIDETSGADQTIELSPEQADRIREMTVITSSLLMTLPIEDDDIPVHLVGRKINKREWAGSASAWDDTPSVARDLAHGLSFAEQVVSEANSVIVILDRMGNIQRFNRLCEEYTGLKEREVIGQSVFTLFMSRREAAASRRNIEVFFREGNSYEVERWVKTCKGQRLFLFRNKFVHNGSGKNEIFLICSGTDITEERRAQERLRVLANTDSITGLPNRNAIHELIGNAIENAGDTQVGIVYLDLDNFKKVNDAYGHMFGDQLLQSVSLAILSCLDDNQILARFGGDEFIVLATETSQGTLEATASRILTRLRQPFRIGLIEIYTGCSIGISLAPQHGQDCESVIRNADTAMYTAKEGGRGQFCVFSPEMNQRVFEYLWLDTNLRKALENDQLVIHYQPKITWRGEVRSLEALVRWQSPERGLIPPLEFISYAEESGLIVPLGRWVILDVVRQVAKWRAKGINLRVAVNVSARQLADQTLFTALKQVLQELNFEYCPIDVELTESSLIENEQLALSVIQQFSQLGAQIHLDDFGTGYSSLSQLARFPLDAIKLDQTFVRDVHKQSISQSLVRAIVAVAQALNLQVIAEGVESAKEDAFLTKNGVNERQGFLFAKPMPAAAFERWYRRHLSKKLR
- a CDS encoding exoribonuclease II; the encoded protein is MLQDNPLLAQLKQQLHSQTPRAEGVVKATEKGFGFLEVDAQKSYFIPPPQMKKVMHGDRIVAVIHTEKDRESAEPEELIEPFLTRFVGKVQGKNDRLAIVPDHPLLKDAIPCRAARGVEHEFKEGDWAVAEMRRHPLKGDRTFYAELTQFITFADDHFVPWWVTLARHNLEKEAPDGVATEMLDEGLVREDLTALNFVTIDSASTEDMDDALYAEELADGKLQLTVAIADPTAWIAEGSKLDKTAKIRAFTNYLPGFNIPMLPRELSDDLCSLRANVERPVLACRMTITADGAIEDNITFFAATIESKAKLVYDNVSDWLEGAGDWQPENDAIAEQIRLLHRICLSRGEWRHNHALVFKDRPDYRFVLGEKGEVLDIVAEPRRIANRIVEESMIAANICAARVLRDKLGFGIYNVHMGFDPANADALAALLKTHGMHVDAEEVLTLEGFCKLRRELDAQPSGFLDSRIRRFQSYAEISIEPGPHFGLGLEAYATWTSPIRKYGDMINHRLLKAVIKGENIARPQDDTTVQMAERRRLNRMAERDVGDWLYARFLSDKAGTDTRFAAEIIDVSRGGMRVRLIDNGAVAFIPAPFLHAVRDELVCSQESGTVQIKGEVVYKVTDVIDVTIAEVRMETRSVIARPAM
- a CDS encoding CMD domain-containing protein produces the protein MEQRRIEGKSHWYHETQSSTYPQDVLPLVPEAAHVDDSFLLDLAIPDDALLPFQSWLTPARKLAQILFPAHVNQDQMHTFSAYDRMSTALTVAQVYGVQRLCNHYAARLTPLPGPDSSRESNHRLAQITQYARQLASSPAVIGARDRQHLDAVGLTTSDTILMNQIIGFVGFQARIVALFQAWSGHPVRRIPGLDIQQFAHAAPFNATNTTWHAAPFPIEKHPGLDEAATRRYPDELQALVPLLIHSPVILDLLATLISSTRRSAVPARAFSLTVLMTSRINGSVACFNEHTHTANELAEVIALLRLDERELQRWEQRHPVERVTLQAVQWLTRAPDRFSAALLTPLFDQDISSEQAINLLAWSGLCGWLNRLKIALGETC
- the fabI gene encoding enoyl-ACP reductase FabI; this translates as MGFLSGKRILVTGLASKLSIAWGIAQAMHREGAELAFTYQNDKLKVRVEEFAAQLGSSIVLQCDVAEDASIDAMFSELSKAWPKFDGFVHSIGFAPADQLDGDYVNAVTREGFKIAHDISAYSFVAMAKACRSMLNPGSALLTLSYLGAERAIPNYNVMGLAKASLEANVRYMANAMGPEGVRVNAISAGPIRTLAASGIKDFRKMLAHCEAVTPIRRTVTIEDVGNSAAFLCSDLAAGISGEVVHVDGGFSIAAMNELELK
- the sapF gene encoding peptide ABC transporter ATP-binding protein SapF produces the protein MVETLLEVRNLSKTFRYRTGLFRRQTVEAVKPLSFTLRERQTLAVIGENGSGKSTLAKMLAGMIEPTSGEVLIDDHPLKYGDYSFRSQRIRMIFQDPSTSLNPRQRISQILDFPLRLNTDLEPEQRRKQIVETMRMVGLLPDHVSYYPHMLAPGQKQRLGLARALILRPKVIIADEALASLDMSMRSQLINLMLELQEKQGISYIYVTQHIGMMKHISDQVLVMHQGEVVERGSTADVLASPLHELTRRLIAGHFGEALTADAWRKDR
- the sapD gene encoding peptide ABC transporter ATP-binding protein SapD, which translates into the protein MPLLDIRNLTIEFRTGDEWVKAVDRVSMTLNEGEIRGLVGESGSGKSLIAKAICGVAKDNWRVTADRMRFDDIDLLRLSARERRKLVGHNVSMIFQEPQSCLDPSERIGRQLMQNIPAWTYKGRWWQRIGWRKRRAIELLHRVGIKDHKDAMRSFPYELTDGECQKVMIAIALANQPRLLIADEPTNAMEPTTQAQIFRLLTRLNQNSNTTILLISHDLQMLSQWADKVNVMYCGQTVETAPSKDLVTIPHHPYTQALIRAIPDFGSAMPHKSRLNTMPGAIPLLEQLPIGCRLGPRCPYAQRECIETPRLTGAKNHLYACHFPLNMERE